The sequence GGAGATGATGTTGttgatgggccaaacgctggccaAGATGGAGATTGACGACCATTACCAAGTGATCCGCCAGATCGGTGCGGGGACATTTGGCACCGTGCAGCTCGTCAGGCACAGGCAACAAGGTTTGGAGAAGTATCACCAGGGATCAGCAGATCTATAATTCCACGAGACATTCTCTCATCCTCCAAGCattatagtcctagcctgccccgaCCATCTCAGCGACCACTAGGGACCATCAGAATCAATTAGAAGTTCTCACCGCCTACTAGACCACCAGATCTCACCAGAGACCAGGAGAGACCAGCACATCCCATTAGAAGTTCTCACTGCCCACCAGATCCCACCAGACCTCACCAGAGATCAGCACATCCCATTAGAAGTTCTCACTGCCCACCAGATCCCACCAGAGACCAGCGCATCCCATTACAAATGTTCACTGCGCACTAGACTCCACCAGATCCTACCAGacaaggggagaagacaggaacagggtactgattgtggatgatcagccatgatcatattgaatggcggtgctggctcgaagggcttaaaggcctactcctgcacctagtgtctgtatctatgtatctctcacctcctctcttccccctctctctctcgacaccctctctctcctcactctctccctctctctccctctctctctctctctctctctccccccctctctctcaccacccctctcccggtctctcaccccctctctctcctctctccctcccctctctctccctctctctccctctctccccccccccccccccccctctctcccccccttctgtctctccccccctctttctctcctccactctttctcactccccctctctcaaaAGAGAGATAGGTAGTTAGGgcgaatggagtcaggggatatggggagaaggcaggaatggggtactgattgtggatgatcaaccatgatcacattgaatggcagggctggatcaaagggccgaatggcctaatcctgcacctattgtctatatttctatgaataaaGTCCTAAACTGCCCACCGTGGACCAATAGAAGTTCTCACCCCCTATTGGACCACCACATCCCCATTAGAAGATCTCATAGCCTACCAGAACCCATCAGATATCAGCAGAACCCACCAGAGCCCAGTAGAGACCACCACATTTCATTAGGTCTCACAGCCCACCAGACTCCAGCAGAACCCACTGGATACCAGGCGTGACCACCACACCCCACTAGAAGATCTCACAGCTCACCGGTTCCCACCAGAACCCACTAGAGACCAGGAAAGACTACCAGAGATCATCAGAAGTTCTTTCTGTCCACCACAGACCACTAGAACCTTTCCCTGACCACTGGATAGCAACATAAACCATTAGAAGTTCTCACTGCACACTAGACTCCACCAGGTCCCACCAGACACCAGTAGAGGCCTCAAGAAGCTGATAGAAGATATCCATGATCATCAGAGGCCATTAGAGGTTCTCCCTGACCACCAGAGACCAACAGAATCAATTAGAAGTTCTCACCGCATACTCGACTCCACCAGATCCCACCAAACCTCATCAGAGACCAGGAGAGAGCACCACAGACCCTTGAAATGTCTCACAGCGCACCAGATCCCAGCAGACTCCAACAGAACCCACCAGGTACCAGGAGAGCCCAGCACAGACCCTTAGAAGGTGTCACAGCCCACCTTATCGTGCCAGACCATCAGATCCCACCAGAATTTACCAGAGACCAGGCAAGATCACCACAGGCCATTTGGAGGTCTCACAGCACACCAGATCTCAACAGACTCCAACAGATCCCACCACAGACCAATAGAGAGCATCACAGACCCTAAGAAGGTCTCACAACACACCAGATTCCACCAGACACCAATGGAAGCCTCAAGAAGCTGGGTGAAGTTCACCCTGACCACCAGAGGCCATTGGAAGTTTCCCTGACCACCAGGGATCAACATAATACAGTAGAAGTTCTCACCGTCTACCTTACTCCACCAGATCCCACCAGACCTTACCAAGCACCAAGAGAGACCACAACAGGTCATGAGAAGGTCTCACAGCCCAATAGATCCCACCAGACTCCAACAGAACTCACCAGAGACCAGGAGAGACCGCCACATGGCATTAGAAGGTTTCACAGCCCACTAGATCCCAGCATTCCCCAGCAGACCCCATCGGAGTCCAGGAGATACCACCACAGACCATTAGGTCTCACAGTCCACCAGACtccaccagagaccagggtagaCCACCACATCCCACTAGAAGGTATCAGAATCTACCTGATCCCATCAgacctcaccagagaccaccgcAGGTGATAAAAAAATTCTCACAGCCCACTAGTTCCCAACAGACCTCACTAGAAACCAGACGAGtccaccagagaccaccagaagGTATTTCTGTCCACCACAGACCATTAGAACATCTCTCTGGCCATCAGAAACCAAAATAATCCATGAGAAGGTCTCACAGCCGACCAGACTCCATCAGATGCCACCAGAAGCTCCCTGAGGGTCCCATCTCTCGCCCGGCAGGTACTCTGATGGCCCTGAAGCTGATGGAGAAGGGGCGGACGGAGGTGAGGGGTTTCCTGAGGGAGTACAGCACtggcctcttcctctccccccaccccttcatcACCTCTGCATTTGGTATCGCCTTCGAGTCCAGCGAACATTACGCCTTCATGCAGGAGTTTGCCCCAATGGGGGACCTCTTTGACCTCATCCAACCTCTGGTaggtgatggagagagggagaaaaagagagagggagggagagagggagagggaggagagtgatggagagagggggaaagtgagagggagggggagagagggaaggagggagagggagagagagagagaagagagagagagggagagtgggagatagggagagagagagggagggaagagagagggggggagggagcgaaagaggagggaaggagggaggagagaggagggagagagagagagggagagggagagagagagagtgggagagaaggaggagggagggaggtgagagggagaaggagagagtgagagggagagagtgagagagagggagggcgagtgagagggagggagagagagagagagagggagagagagagagggagggatagggagggatggagagagggtgggagagtgatggagggagggatggagggatggagggaatgTGACATGATCAAACCCTCAGAGTGAATTACCCCGCTTTGTTCTTGCCTCTCCACTCCAATCCCTCCCTCTGTTTCCCTCCCTctttatccctccctccctctccccttcccactctctccctctctgtctttccctccctctctccctctatctccctctcaccctccctccctccctcccttcctcaggTTGGTATCCCACAGGCCGCAGCTAAGCGTTGTGGCCTACAGCTCTCTCTGGCCTTGGATCACCTGCACCAGAGAGGCCTGGTCCACCGCGATGTCAAGCCTGACAACGTTCTCCTCTTCGACCGCGAGTGCAGGCACGTGAAACTCTCCGACTTCGGCCTGGTCCGCCGAGAAGGTCTCAGGCTTCGGCCTGGCAGTGACCAGGGCCCTTATGCCCCTCCGGAAATTGTCCCGGGGGTGAGAGGGGCCCGCGTGGCCAGGCCCGAGGACGCCTGGGCCTTCGGTGTGCTAATTTACGTCCTACTGACTGGGAATTTCCCCTGGGAGAGAGCCACAGACCTCGATCCGCGCTTCCAGGCCTTCAAAGCCTGGCGAAATAGGCCGGAAGGCTTGCAACCACCCCCGGAGTGGGCCGGGGTGGCCCCGGGGGCTTGCAGGATGCTGAAGGGCCTACTGGCCTTTGATCCTAAGGAGAGGGCCCCGGTAAAAGTGGTTCGCGATCATATTAGGGAGCGCTGGGCGGTTGGAGCCTGTACAGAAGGTCCAATATCGGGTTGAAACACCTACAGGAGGACCAAGAGGCCTGGATTTCGGGACAAAATTGAGTAGGCCGTAAAGCCTTGGCCTTCAAGGCGATTTTCAGCTTTGGAAGAGGTCCATGATCTTTTTATGGCCCATTATACATCCCCGCACTaatcccacctcccctctctctcaccctgtatACCTgtatccacactaatcccacctcccccctctctccccctgtatACGTGTATCCACACtaaccccacctcccctccctctctctccccacctccctctctctccccctgtataCGTGTATCCACACtaaccccacctcccctctctctccctgtataCGTGTATCAACACtaaccccacctccctctctccccgtgtATACGTTTATCCACACtaaccccacctcccctctctctccctgtataCGTgtatccacactaatcccacctcccctctctctccctgtataCGTgtatccacactaatcccacctctCTGCTCTCTCCGGTATCCGTCCCCACTAATCccacctccccactctccctaaaTCTTCCTGTccccacactaatcccaccaTGAATTTGCATCTTTGCTTTCAAATTCACAAATTTGACACAAAtaaaaggtttacgaggatgttgccgggactcgagtggcctgagctacagggagaggttgggcaggttgggtctctattccttggagcgcaggaggatgaggggtgattttatagaggtgtataaaatcaccagaggaatggatcgggtacacgcacagagtctcttgcccagagtaagggaatcgaggaccagaggacacgggtttaaggtgagggtgggggggagttttaataagaatctgaggggcgacttttccacacagtatggaacgaactgccggaggaggtagttgaggctgggactatgacaacacttggacaggtagatggataggacaggtttggatggatatgggccaagcgcgggcaggtgggactagatggggtatgttggccggtgttggcatgttgggccgatgggcctggttccatgatgtgtcactctgtgactctatccaTTAAATTATCAATTAATATTTACTGGGGCGGAAATTGTGCTTGTTTCTTCATTTTAGTACAGATTCTCAGAGagatcggcacagtggcgcagccgtagagttgctgcctcacagcgccagagaccaaggttccatcctgactaagggtgctgtctgtacggagtttgcacattctccccgtgacctgcgtgggttttatccgaacGCTcgcgtttcctctcacactccaaagacgtgcgggtttgcaggttaatcggtttcagcaaaattgtaaattgtctcctagtgtgtgtaggatagtgttagtgtgcggggatcgctggtcggcaaggactcggtgggccgaagggcctgtttctgcactgtatctctaaactaaactagtgtttagtttgagaatagggaagattcaaacaagaggacatgacttcagaattaagggacagaagtttaggggtaacatgagggggaacttctttactcagagagtggtagcggtgtggaatgagcttccagtggaagtggtggaggcaggttcattggtatcatttaaaaataaattggataggcatatggatgagaagggaatggagggttatggtatgagtgcaggcaggtgggactaagggaaaaaaagttgttcggcacggacttgtagggccgagatggcctgtttccgtgctgtaattgttatatggttatatggttatagtgtgTGAAcgtgcgattgctggtcggcacggacacggtgggccaaagggcctgtttccgcgctgtatctctaaactaaactagtgtgagtATTTTCTAATGGGTGTTTATTCTGGAAACATGCATGGAACAATTCTCTTGGtcgagagagaggtgaggagtgagTCAATAAATATTGGCAGAGATTTCACCAACTGGAGAATTGCAATCCCACTAAATCCCTGGAACATCGTGTCCAAAGCTTGCTCAAAGCCAGCGCATTTTCAAAAGGCTTTTAACGCATTCTAGAAAGTTTAATCTGTGTCCTTCTCTGCTTTAGAGGAGAAGCGAGGGTCAgacacatgcatacattattttaTAAATTCGATTAGTTTAGAGATCTCTGATTATGCACAGTTaagaaagtttaagaaagaactgcagatgctggaaaaatcgaaggtagagaaaaatgctggagaaactcagcgggtgaggcagcatcaaacaTAGCATGATTATACACAGTTTATCAGTGATTATTGATCACATCATTGATTAACACCTCCTTCCATCcataagagagacacaaaatgctggagtaactcagcgggtcaggcagcttctcaggagaatgtggacaggtacaaagtgctggagtaactcagcgggtcaggcaatatctctggagagaaaggatgggtgacgtttcatcggACGTTGGTTAAACTGATGATTTTATGGTCTtatcaactctctctctctctgtctcttcctatctgtctccttcctccccctctctctctctcccccccatctctccctctctcaagcTCTCCAAAACTTTCTCACAACTTTTCAAAACTATCCCAAACTTTCTCACTCATTCccttcctccatccctccctctctctatctccctctctatcgccctatctctctccctccttccctctctcaagCTCTCCAAAACTCTCAAAAGTTTCTCAAAAGTTTCCAAAGCTCTCCCTAACTTTCTCACActaattccctctctccatccctctctctcactctccatccctccctccctctctctttctcccactcGAGATACAACTGTAAAATTAAAACTCTTTCTCTGTTTCCTTTAATGTCCttccaaataaaataaaagcattgTTTATACATTGTGGACAACTCGATGTTTGAATTGTGTTCTTCAAccattttagttgagtttagtttagagatacagcgcggaaacagacccttcagcccaccgagtccgtgctgactagcAATCGCCCGTtcgtacactagtttagtttagagatacagcgcggaaacaggctcttcggaccaccgagtccgtgccgaccagcgatccccacacactaacactatcttacacacactaggggactatttaaaatttttaccaaagccaattaacctacaaacccacacatctttgtgttgtgggaggaaaccggagcgcccagagaaaactcatcgACTTCTACTGTGTTCGTTCCAACACAAAACAATGGATATCCAGTTTTCTGGCAAAACGTCTTCAGCGAGTGTGTGTGAATGGAAAGAGCTctgattggcatccagtgttgagtggtacacgtCAGGGCACAGTACTGGGCCcacatctgtttttgctttacattaatgacatccatgaaaaagtcacaaGCACGACCAGACTGTTCGcagatgattgtttgctgtaccgtccaattaagtcagctgatgatgaagatgtccTCCAAaaagatctcgatactatggttgagtggtcacaacaatgggggcATGCAGagcaacccttccaaatgtgaaaccaaatGTGTCACTAGAAAGAGAAAGCCAGGCAAAATATCATACAATATAcatggtgccacccttgaagaatccaaacagatTAAGTATCTTGGTGTCAAATTGTAGAACGATGTACGTTGGAATGGTCCGACTCATCATACAACGGTGTCCTGAATTTTCTGAgttgcaactttcatcattgttcaatatCTATCAAGGAGGaattatacttcaccctcgttagaccacatttggactacgcagttgcagaaTGGGACccgtacacaaataaaaacatttatcccgttcaacgtgtccaaagacaggcagcccGATTTGTTACGAATACCTCTGAGAGAGatgcgagtgttaccaaacttctgatttcactggtcggggtggaaccctctccatgacagacgtgaagctcaccgctTGGCCTGTttgtacaaaatgttaaatggtcagctcgacatagattaccaaACCTACACCAAATCAAAacctattaggagcagacgagggcattcgaacCAATGTGAGATACCAGCAACAAAGATGTGCATAGCAATCCactcttcccccgcacaattaaagcctggaataatcttcaccctaacATAGTTACctaaccagacgcaactaaatttaagctaGCTCTCATTTCCCAAGAacacttttttgcttaagtccaccctcctccacctccagtttaaattccatttggaatatttttggaggaccaggaaccaATAACAAGAacacatgtcacagggagaacgtgcaaactccacaaagacagcacccgtggtcgggatggaacccgggtctctggcgctgtgaggcggcaactctacccctgcgctacCGTGCAGACCAGAGGGGGAGGGAgtcggagagagggagggagtgagggacagAAAGAGcgcggagagaaagagagagagagagagacagggaccgtgagagggagagagaaagagagagagagagagggagagagagagagagagagagagagagagagagagagagagagagagagagagagagagagagggagagagagagagagagagagagagagagagagagagagagagagagagagagagagagagagagagagagagagagagagagagagagagagagagagagagagggagagggagagagggagagtgccaGGACTGAGGGAACATTGCACTGTCATGAAGGTGAATGAATACTTCCTAATTTCTctttcccttcttctctcccttccTAGCTTAAGCTCCCcaaaactctcctaaactttcTCACACTTATTCCCTGTCTCACTCCCAcccaccatctctccctccttccctctttcaAGCTCTCCAAAACTTCCTTAAAACTTTTTCAAACTTCCTCAAAACTTTCCAAAACTCTCCCACACTTTCTCACACACTCATTCCTTCAGCGAGTGATGCATGCAATCCCTTTAATGCAACAGGGGGAGCATGCACAGGTGCTGGCAGGCGGTTTCCACCGCACTTCAATTCTCCCAACGCACCCAATATGGGCTTGTAGGCCAAATTCTGTCTTATTTCCAATGCATTTGCACCAATAACTCCCACAAACTCATCAACTCGACCTTGAAGGGCAATG is a genomic window of Leucoraja erinacea ecotype New England chromosome 27, Leri_hhj_1, whole genome shotgun sequence containing:
- the LOC129710044 gene encoding serine/threonine-protein kinase SBK1-like: MDGGDSLGPEIFIEEMMLLMGQTLAKMEIDDHYQVIRQIGAGTFGTVQLVRHRQQGTLMALKLMEKGRTEVRGFLREYSTGLFLSPHPFITSAFGIAFESSEHYAFMQEFAPMGDLFDLIQPLVGIPQAAAKRCGLQLSLALDHLHQRGLVHRDVKPDNVLLFDRECRHVKLSDFGLVRREGLRLRPGSDQGPYAPPEIVPGVRGARVARPEDAWAFGVLIYVLLTGNFPWERATDLDPRFQAFKAWRNRPEGLQPPPEWAGVAPGACRMLKGLLAFDPKERAPVKVVRDHIRERWAVGACTEGPISG